A stretch of Zootoca vivipara chromosome 13, rZooViv1.1, whole genome shotgun sequence DNA encodes these proteins:
- the EXOC3 gene encoding exocyst complex component 3: MEETGREAVATAVQRVAGMLQRPDQLDKVEQYRRREARKKASVEARLKAAIQSQLDGVRTGLSQLHNALNDVKDIQRSLIDVNKDWRQSINTIESLKDVKDAVVQHSQLAAAVENLKNIFSVPEIVQETQDLIDQGELLQAHRKLMDLECSRDDLMYEQYRMDSKNTRDMNLIDNYFGDMQKLSEELAKQLWMVIQRSLVTVRRDPTLLVSVVRIIEREEKIDRRMLDRKKQTGFIPPGRPKKWKEKMFNVLDRTVTTRIEGTQADTRESDKMWLVRHLEIIRKYVLDDLLVAKNLLDQCFPPHYEIFKRLLSMYHQALSLRMQDLASEDLEANEIVSLLTWVLNTYKSIEMMGNPELAPEVDVNTLQPLLSQEVVDELLSTYMSTLTSNIIGWLRKALETDKKDWLKENEPEADQDGYYQTTLPAIVFQMFEQNLQVATQISEDLKIKVLYLCLQQMSSFLSRYKEEANLYKEEHLRNRQYHLCYVQYMVAIINNCQTFKESIISLKKKYLTPVMEELMTSSHACIDAVLDDVAKEGCASLLDEVFMDLEPHLSELMTRKWLAGSNAVDTICVTVEDYFNDFARIKKPCKKKMTLECHRRVVVEYIKAIMLKRITFKNAEERKEGAERMNREAEQFRFLFKKLTAGSGEETEGLCDVIEAIAEVFKLTDPSLLYLEVSTLVSKHPDIRDDHIAALLTMRGDASREMKQTIIETLDKGSTLPNANYVPIFKEITVPTLTVPKLLK; this comes from the exons ATGGAGGAGACTGGCCGAGAGGCAGTTGCAACAGCTGTGCAGAGAGTCGCTGGAATGCTGCAGCGGCCAGATCAACTGGATAAAGTGGAACAATATCGTCGGAGGGAAGCACGGAAGAAGGCTTCAGTGGAAGCTAGACTGAAG GCAGCAATCCAGTCACAGCTAGATGGCGTCCGAACTGGCTTAAGCCAACTGCACAATGCACTGAATGATGTAAAAGATATTCAGCGTTCTTTGATTGATGTCAATAAAGACTGGCGGCAAAGTATAAACACCATAGAAAGCCTCAAGGATGTTAAAGATGCTGTAGTTCAGCATAGCCAACTAGCAGCTGCTGTAGAGAACCTCAAGAATATCTTCTCAG TGCCAGAGATAGTACAGGAGACACAAGACTTGATTGATCAGGGGGAATTACTGCAAGCCCACCGAAAGCTAATGGACTTGGAGTGCTCTCGAGATGATCTGATGTATGAACAATATCGTATGGACAGCAAGAACACCCGTGATATGAACCTCATTGACAACTATTTTGGAGATATGCAAAAACTTTCTGAAGAGCTGGCCAAGCAACTCTGGATGGTCATTCAGAGGTCTCTAGTCACTGTCCGCCGAGATCCCACCTTGCTGGTTTCAGTTGTCAGAATAATtgagagggaagagaaaatagACAGGCGCATGCTAGACAGGAAAAAGCAAACTGGATTTATCCCCCCTGGCAGGCCTAAAAAATGGAAGGAGAAAATGTTCAATGTATTGGATCGAACAGTCACTACCAGGATTGAAGGCACTCAAGCAGACACCCGAGAATCTGACAAAATGTGGCTTGTCCGTCATCTGGAAATAATTCGCAAATATGTCCTTGATGATCTGCTGGTGGCCAAGAACCTTTTGGATCAATGTTTCCCCCCACACTATGAAATTTTCAAAAGATTACTAAGCATGTACCATCAGGCACTGTCTTTACGCATGCAAGATCTGGCTTCTGAAGATCTGGAAGCAAATGAAATTGTTAGCCTTTTGACATGGGTTTTAAATACTTACAAAAG CATAGAGATGATGGGAAATCCAGAACTTGCACCAGAGGTGGATGTGAATACCCTGCAGCCATTGCTTTCTCAGGAAGTGGTGGATGAGCTTCTCAGCACATATATGTCAACTCTTACA TCCAACATCATTGGCTGGCTACGAAAAGCACTGGAGACAGATAAGAAAGACTGGCTAAAAGAAAATGAGCCTGAAGCAGATCAAGATGGATACTATCAGACTACACTCCCTGCTATTGTGTTCCAG ATGTTTGAGCAGAATCTTCAAGTAGCTACACAGATAAGTGAAGATTTGAAAATAAAGGTACTCTATTTGTGCCTTCAACAAATGAGTTCATTCCTCAGCAG GTACAAAGAGGAAGCAAATTTATATAAAGAAGAGCATCTAAGAAATCGTCAGTACCATCTGTGCTATGTTCAGTACATGGTTGCCATCATCAACAATTGCCAGACCTTTAA GGAATCTATCATCagtttgaaaaagaaatacttgACTCCTGTGATGGAAGAGCTTATGACAAGCAGTCATGCATGCATTGATGCAGTTCTGGATGATGTTGCCAAGGAAGGATGTGCAAGCCTGCTTGATGAAGTCTTCATGGATTTAGAG CCACATCTCAGTGAACTGATGACAAGGAAATGGCTGGCAGGATCCAATGCAGTAGATACAATTTGTGTAACGGTGGAGGATTATTTCAATGATTTTGCAAGAATAAAGAAGCCCTGTAAGAAG AAAATGACTCTTGAGTGCCATCGCAGAGTTGTTGTAGAGTACATCAAGGCTATTATGCTAAAGCGTATTACTTTCAAGAatgcagaagaaagaaaagaaggtgcTGAAAGAATGAACAGAGAAGCTGAACAGTTCAGATTTCTGTTCAAGAAACTTACTGCT GGATCTGGAGAGGAAACAGAAGGACTTTGTGACGTCATTGAAGCCATTGCAGAAGTATTTAAGTTGACAGATCCATCACTGCTTTACCTAGAAGTCTCAACTTTAGTTAGCAAACATCCAGATATCAG GGATGATCATATTGCAGCTTTACTGACAATGCGAGGAGATGCCAGCAGAGAGATGAAGCAGACCATAATTGAAACTCTGGACAAAGGCTCAACCCTGCCAAATGCAAATTATGtgcccatttttaaagaaataacagTTCCAACATTAACTGTGCCAAAGCTTCTTAAGTAA